A stretch of Numenius arquata chromosome 11, bNumArq3.hap1.1, whole genome shotgun sequence DNA encodes these proteins:
- the PGPEP1L gene encoding pyroglutamyl-peptidase 1-like protein, with the protein MDSSSNTVVVTGFGPFRQYLVNSSWEAVKELSKRGLGDNIDLRIMQLPVVYQKAKEQVFMIWKTLQPLLTVHVGLASSAKAIIILEQCGKNKGYHEMDACGFHPEGGCCMLDGPEKIESTINMKALWKNISVEGIDIIFSRDAGRYICDYTYYASLYYGKGRAAFIHVPPLSKSVTADILGKALQTSILEMLKQCGEE; encoded by the exons ATGGATTCAAGTTCCAACACTGTGGTTGTAACTG gTTTTGGTCCCTTTAGACAATACCTGGTTAATTCTAGCTGGGAAGCAGTGAAG GAGCTGTCCAAGAGAGGCCTTGGTGACAACATAGATCTGCGAATCATGCAGCTGCCGGTGGTTTACCAAAAAGCAAAGGAGCAAGTCTTCATGATATGGAAAACTCTTCAGCCACTG CTTACTGTTCACGTTGGGCTGGCTTCATCCGCCAAAGCAATCATCATCCTCGAGCAGTGTGGGAAGAACAAAGGCTACCATGAGATGGATGCTTGTGGTTTTCACCCAGAAGGTGGCTGTTGCATGCTAGATGGCCCGGAAAAGATTGAATCTACAATTAATATGAAGGCTCTCtggaaaaacatttcagtggAAGGGATTGATATAATCTTTTCCAGAGATGCGGGAAG GTATATCTGTGATTACACCTACTACGCTTCTCTTTACTATGGCAAAGGAAGAGCAGCTTTCATCCATGTGCCTCCGTTATCCAAATCGGTAACAGCAGACATTCTAGGAAAAGCACTGCAGACAAGTATCTTAGAAATGTTAAAACAGTGTGGGGAAGAATGA